In the Propionispora hippei DSM 15287 genome, one interval contains:
- the speD gene encoding adenosylmethionine decarboxylase — translation MKLIGKHVTIDMYGCNFDKLNNMDFIRDTIYSAVTEANMTVINFTSHRFEPQGLSMMVLLARGHMSVHSYPELGYAAIDIMTCEEQSSPNNAIAVLRERLKPEKTRTTHIKRGDFGSERDMKPKVKVSITPLRRVRDTGAKVLRLLSRPK, via the coding sequence GTGAAATTAATTGGCAAGCACGTAACCATTGATATGTATGGTTGCAACTTTGATAAGCTAAACAACATGGATTTCATTAGAGACACCATATATAGTGCCGTTACCGAGGCTAATATGACCGTAATCAATTTTACTTCTCATAGGTTCGAGCCGCAGGGTCTGTCAATGATGGTCCTGCTCGCCAGAGGCCACATGAGTGTTCATAGCTATCCTGAGCTAGGCTATGCCGCGATTGATATTATGACCTGCGAAGAACAAAGTAGCCCCAACAACGCAATTGCCGTATTAAGAGAACGGCTTAAGCCGGAAAAAACCAGAACTACCCATATAAAGCGGGGCGATTTTGGTTCAGAACGCGACATGAAACCCAAAGTAAAAGTTAGCATCACCCCGTTGCGCCGCGTACGTGAC